One Malania oleifera isolate guangnan ecotype guangnan chromosome 9, ASM2987363v1, whole genome shotgun sequence DNA segment encodes these proteins:
- the LOC131164291 gene encoding NAC domain-containing protein 7-like, producing MNTFSHVPPGFRFHPTDEELVDYYLRKKVAARRIDLDVIKDVDLYKIEPWDLQELCKIGVEEQNEWYFFSHKDKKYPTGTRTNRATKAGFWKATGRDKAIYAKHSLIGMRKTLVFYKGRAPNGQKSDWIMHEYRLETNENGTPQEEGWVVCRVFKKRMATMRKVGEHESPCSWYEDQVSFMHDLDSPRRISHPTYNTYHQHYPCKQELHEHHQLQYNMPHGAHVEPFLQLPQLESPKVNAQTAAAVASLSCNSANPYGFDRSNGNTLQTSTLTREEQSYQHNNLNNAFYSSSNELQAVDQVTDWRVLDKFVASQLSQEDGSKDQTQYSNAQNFHVGAAEHMNILMGDVKRHEMTQEYPSTSTSSCQIDLWK from the exons ATGAATACATTTTCGCATGTTCCCCCAGGCTTTAGATTCCATCCGACAGATGAAGAACTTGTGGATTACTATCTCAGGAAAAAGGTAGCAGCAAGACGGATTGATCTAGACGTCATCAAAGATGTTGATCTTTACAAAATTGAGCCATGGGATCTTCAAG AATTGTGCAAGATAGGAGTTGAAGAGCAGAATGAGTGGTACTTCTTTAGCCATAAAGATAAGAAGTATCCGACCGGAACACGCACTAACAGGGCAACGAAAGCAGGGTTTTGGAAAGCAACAGGAAGGGACAAGGCGATCTACGCTAAACACAGCTTGATTGGCATGAGAAAGACCTTGGTTTTCTATAAAGGTCGAGCTCCAAATGGTCAAAAGTCCGATTGGATCATGCATGAGTATAGGCTTGAGACCAATGAAAATGGAACTCCTCAG gaagaaggatgggttgtgTGTAGGGTGTTCAAGAAGAGAATGGCCACAATGCGGAAAGTCGGGGAGCACGAGTCGCCGTGCAGCTGGTACGAGGACCAAGTCTCCTTCATGCATGATCTCGATTCTCCGAGACGTATCTCTCACCCAACATACAACACATACCATCAACATTATCCCTGCAAGCAAGAGCTCCATGAGCATCATCAGTTACAGTACAATATGCCTCATGGAGCTCACGTTGAGCCCTTCCTCCAACTCCCTCAGCTCGAAAGCCCCAAAGTTAATGCACAGACTGCGGCAGCTGTGGCCAGCCTAAGCTGCAACTCGGCCAACCCCTATGGCTTCGATAGGAGCAATGGAAACACTCTGCAGACCTCGACCCTCACCCGCGAAGAGCAAAGCTACCAGCACAACAATTTGAACAACGCATTTTACAGTAGCAGCAATGAGCTACAGGCGGTGGATCAAGTGACCGATTGGCGAGTGCTCGATAAATTTGTCGCATCACAGCTCAGCCAAGAAGATGGGTCTAAGGATCAAACCCAGTATTCGAATGCACAAAATTTTCACGTGGGTGCAGCAGAGCACATGAACATCCTCATGGGGGACGTCAAGAGGCATGAGATGACGCAGGAGTATCCATCCACATCCACCTCCAGTTGCCAGATTGATCTGTggaagtaa